The following coding sequences are from one Leptospira mayottensis 200901116 window:
- a CDS encoding LA_2478/LA_2722/LA_4182 family protein encodes MNVLLQMILRFFIFVSITLFIFTCRKGPSISREDVQKLSKDYFTRLCTKTAECASRYLETLPASEKISENAAYSVDQCMEEQKDQNILPDEYEKVTDAQIAKVKVCMEDLFKVPCEEMEGGGIPSCQELFQSSKDE; translated from the coding sequence ATGAACGTTTTATTGCAAATGATTTTACGGTTTTTTATTTTTGTTTCTATCACGCTTTTCATTTTTACTTGTAGAAAAGGTCCTTCCATTTCCAGAGAAGACGTTCAAAAACTCAGCAAGGATTATTTCACTCGTCTTTGTACGAAAACGGCCGAATGTGCGAGTCGTTATCTTGAAACCTTACCCGCCTCGGAAAAAATTTCGGAAAACGCCGCGTATTCCGTGGATCAGTGTATGGAAGAGCAGAAGGATCAGAACATTCTACCCGACGAATACGAAAAAGTTACGGATGCACAGATTGCCAAAGTGAAAGTCTGCATGGAAGATCTTTTCAAAGTTCCTTGTGAGGAAATGGAGGGTGGGGGAATTCCTTCCTGTCAGGAACTGTTTCAGTCGTCGAAAGATGAGTGA
- a CDS encoding MBOAT family O-acyltransferase codes for MLFNSVQYLVFAPFVICLYFWLPAKFQRFWLLMVSLYFYAIFKIPFILLLIYSIVLTYYAVKGMQTAHSKFFKLFFLNIAVWGNLLLLYLFKYMDFSIHAWNIFADSKPCDPAYISSTGAILPMGISFFTLQAISYAVDVYRGTVRQAKSLFQFGLFLSFFPQLVAGPIIRAQDMLHQFLENYTYKKENLLPGIRQLSWGLFKKTFVADPISLTVDPVFANPGAYDSLSLILAAFLFSFQIYCDFSGYSDVAIGTGRILGYSIPENFMRPFLSQTVTELWRRWHISFSSWLRDYIYISLGGNRVSVFRAYFNVFITTFVSGIWHGADWNFIIWGACHAFVMVLERFIFSFSALKSGWDKIPDWVKYTYSFLIFSFSMFFFRAKASPEYGYNTSLELAFAIVKRTFSWENGQTLQVPFAVLAAVIILFGADYLQEKRGTWMEDLQNKPWVVYPLAGMMILVGFILYSVTVSQPFLYFQF; via the coding sequence ATGCTCTTTAATTCGGTTCAATATCTTGTTTTTGCCCCTTTCGTAATTTGTCTCTATTTCTGGCTTCCCGCAAAATTTCAACGATTTTGGCTTTTGATGGTGAGTTTGTATTTTTATGCTATATTCAAAATACCTTTTATTCTTCTTCTGATTTATTCGATTGTTTTGACATACTACGCCGTAAAGGGAATGCAAACCGCACATTCCAAATTTTTTAAATTATTTTTTTTGAATATAGCTGTTTGGGGGAATTTACTTCTTCTTTATCTGTTTAAATATATGGATTTTTCCATCCATGCCTGGAATATATTCGCGGATTCAAAACCTTGCGATCCTGCCTACATTTCTTCAACGGGTGCGATCTTGCCGATGGGTATTTCGTTTTTTACCTTACAAGCGATCTCTTATGCGGTGGATGTCTACCGTGGAACCGTTCGACAAGCGAAAAGTCTCTTTCAGTTCGGACTTTTTCTCTCTTTTTTTCCTCAGCTTGTCGCGGGACCGATCATTCGTGCTCAGGATATGCTTCATCAATTTTTGGAGAATTATACTTATAAGAAAGAAAATCTTCTTCCCGGGATTAGGCAACTGTCTTGGGGCCTTTTTAAAAAAACATTCGTTGCCGATCCGATTTCTCTGACCGTGGATCCGGTGTTCGCCAATCCGGGTGCTTATGACTCTCTATCTTTAATCTTAGCGGCGTTCTTATTTTCTTTTCAGATCTATTGCGATTTTTCCGGATATTCGGATGTTGCGATCGGAACCGGAAGAATTCTAGGATATTCCATTCCTGAAAACTTTATGAGACCTTTTTTGTCTCAGACCGTAACGGAACTTTGGAGAAGATGGCATATATCCTTTTCCTCCTGGCTCAGAGATTATATCTACATTTCCTTAGGTGGAAATCGGGTGAGTGTTTTTCGAGCGTATTTCAATGTGTTCATTACTACTTTTGTGAGTGGAATCTGGCATGGAGCGGATTGGAATTTTATCATTTGGGGGGCTTGCCACGCATTCGTGATGGTGTTGGAAAGATTTATCTTTTCTTTTTCCGCTTTAAAAAGCGGTTGGGATAAAATTCCGGATTGGGTCAAATACACGTATTCGTTTCTTATCTTTTCCTTTTCTATGTTTTTCTTTCGAGCCAAAGCGTCGCCGGAATACGGATACAATACTAGTTTGGAACTTGCGTTTGCTATTGTTAAGCGAACTTTCTCCTGGGAGAACGGCCAGACTTTACAAGTTCCGTTTGCGGTTTTAGCGGCGGTGATCATTTTATTCGGAGCCGATTATCTTCAGGAAAAAAGAGGGACTTGGATGGAAGATCTTCAAAATAAACCTTGGGTCGTTTATCCTTTGGCGGGAATGATGATACTTGTTGGTTTTATTCTCTACAGCGTGACGGTGAGCCAACCGTTTCTTTATTTTCAGTTTTGA
- a CDS encoding LA_2486 family SGNH/GDSL-type esterase codes for MKSFRKIILLFISCIALCEILMRMFPPVGLIYRLRDKQVHCIEEWEIPEIMLCPNSDTTLPHPAGFTFRVRVEEHAERIVSEEKIIPGAKPEIWLMGDSIAYGFGQNDSDTIAWKLQETLKSYGVQVRNLGVDSLGTSGIRRKMERTILCKDFAKKDCILPKAVFWIYHPSDLQDVYREIYLRNSFYGRWLFRVSVFLSRYSALYNYSKIQSERRRLEKLRRNGPETIPETLSDYPDNHPSFNEMRIFFETCKKLNIPLTVVLYPNGSHSLTPLASTPLLDQVSKIAKHKGIPVLDTRPDFIREYNQNKTDFYLQNDGHPNAISAKLIANRISEKILRSGLKTIY; via the coding sequence ATGAAGTCGTTTCGTAAAATCATTCTTCTTTTTATCTCCTGTATTGCGTTATGCGAAATATTAATGAGAATGTTTCCTCCCGTCGGCCTCATTTACAGGCTAAGAGACAAACAGGTCCACTGTATTGAAGAATGGGAAATTCCGGAAATCATGCTTTGTCCAAATTCCGATACAACCCTACCTCATCCTGCTGGATTTACGTTTCGAGTACGGGTAGAGGAGCACGCGGAAAGAATCGTTTCGGAAGAAAAAATAATCCCCGGAGCAAAACCGGAAATATGGTTGATGGGAGATTCGATCGCCTACGGGTTCGGACAAAACGACTCCGATACGATCGCTTGGAAATTACAAGAAACACTTAAGTCTTACGGAGTCCAAGTTCGAAATCTCGGAGTAGATTCTCTCGGCACGAGCGGAATTCGAAGAAAAATGGAGAGAACGATTCTTTGTAAGGACTTTGCAAAGAAGGATTGTATCTTACCAAAAGCGGTATTTTGGATCTATCATCCTTCGGACCTGCAAGACGTGTATAGAGAAATCTACTTAAGAAATTCATTCTATGGAAGGTGGCTCTTTCGAGTCTCCGTCTTTTTATCTAGATACAGTGCTCTCTATAATTACTCCAAAATTCAAAGCGAAAGAAGGAGATTGGAAAAACTCCGTAGGAACGGCCCCGAAACGATTCCTGAAACTCTTAGTGATTATCCGGACAATCATCCGTCCTTCAATGAAATGAGAATCTTTTTTGAAACTTGCAAAAAGCTCAATATTCCCTTAACCGTGGTTTTATACCCGAACGGTTCCCATTCCTTGACCCCTCTTGCGTCCACTCCCTTGCTTGATCAAGTCAGTAAAATCGCAAAACATAAAGGAATTCCAGTTTTAGACACAAGACCTGATTTCATTCGGGAATATAATCAAAACAAAACCGATTTTTACCTTCAAAACGATGGACATCCGAACGCAATCTCAGCAAAGTTGATCGCTAATAGAATTTCAGAAAAAATTCTTAGATCCGGTCTCAAAACTATCTATTAA
- a CDS encoding DUF342 domain-containing protein has product MSDSLKNFTDSLLKDLEENENGFFKIENEDGLAYLSVFPAGKKGKPVDSKEILRRIELFRITEISPAIIQNLALKSDGLSHLIGKWPGKPESSRIEIDISEDRMKAYLTFYPPKYGGRILNSEQIQESIQQRGIQFGIRKEIIDTLSEEPEYGKKILIAEGAPPVSGKNGDIRILFIHPAVPNLEEDEYGRVDFKNIQIIQSVSKDQKLAEKISPLPGKEGKNVFGEILPYDPGKEAEWKFGANVRLSSEGTFATSLIDGRPILDRQGIIRVDEVCHLENVDFSTGNVNFPGTIIVEGSIADGFTLETEGSIIVKKSVGKVFLKAGGDVVLSGGFMGRNGGLIESGSDIYTRFVEQGKLIAKNTIFIEEASMHSELVAGESVFIRGGRGELIGGSCVAGKSVICTKLGAIAETKTSVSVGVRPELLKDLEKLRSEVQKNQEILKKVEQSLAKLNEDSQRRQLTTEEKESLPKLSAIKQKYSGILNNLLGQEQSMIMGFEPDKDSYIEVEQEIFPGVDIYPGKGKNFKVRLKEIPGPSFVFLGGDGNTQITKVRPKRLGILQEEN; this is encoded by the coding sequence ATGAGCGATTCTCTCAAGAATTTCACGGATTCCCTTTTAAAGGATCTGGAAGAAAACGAAAACGGATTCTTCAAAATAGAAAATGAAGATGGGCTCGCATATCTTTCCGTTTTTCCCGCCGGCAAAAAAGGAAAGCCGGTCGATTCGAAAGAGATCTTAAGAAGAATCGAACTTTTTCGGATCACGGAAATTTCTCCCGCAATCATCCAAAATCTCGCTCTCAAATCGGACGGTCTTTCGCATCTCATCGGAAAATGGCCCGGTAAACCGGAAAGTTCTCGGATTGAAATTGACATCTCCGAGGATCGTATGAAAGCCTATCTCACTTTTTATCCTCCTAAATACGGCGGTAGAATCTTAAACTCCGAACAAATTCAGGAATCGATTCAACAGAGAGGAATCCAATTCGGAATTCGAAAAGAAATCATCGATACACTTTCCGAAGAGCCAGAATATGGAAAAAAAATTCTCATTGCAGAAGGTGCGCCTCCAGTTTCTGGAAAAAACGGAGACATACGAATTTTATTCATCCACCCGGCAGTTCCGAATCTAGAAGAGGATGAGTATGGTAGAGTAGACTTTAAGAATATTCAAATTATACAAAGCGTTTCTAAGGATCAAAAACTTGCGGAAAAAATTTCCCCCCTTCCGGGGAAAGAAGGAAAAAATGTATTCGGAGAAATTCTCCCCTATGATCCTGGTAAGGAAGCAGAATGGAAATTCGGTGCAAACGTTAGACTCTCTTCAGAGGGAACTTTTGCCACTTCCCTGATCGACGGAAGACCGATCCTGGATCGCCAAGGAATCATACGAGTCGACGAAGTTTGTCATTTGGAGAATGTGGATTTTTCCACGGGAAACGTTAATTTTCCCGGAACCATTATCGTGGAAGGTTCCATCGCAGACGGTTTCACTTTGGAAACCGAGGGTTCTATCATCGTCAAAAAATCCGTCGGAAAAGTTTTTCTCAAAGCCGGAGGAGATGTCGTTTTATCCGGCGGATTCATGGGAAGAAACGGCGGTCTCATCGAATCAGGATCAGATATCTATACTCGTTTCGTGGAGCAGGGGAAACTGATCGCAAAAAACACAATCTTTATAGAAGAAGCTTCGATGCACTCCGAACTTGTAGCGGGAGAATCCGTCTTTATTCGGGGAGGCAGAGGAGAATTGATCGGTGGAAGTTGTGTAGCGGGCAAATCGGTCATTTGTACGAAACTAGGCGCTATCGCAGAAACAAAAACGTCTGTTTCCGTAGGAGTACGTCCCGAACTTTTAAAAGATCTAGAAAAACTTCGCAGTGAAGTTCAGAAAAACCAAGAAATTTTAAAAAAGGTAGAACAGAGCCTCGCAAAATTAAACGAAGATTCCCAGAGAAGACAACTAACTACCGAAGAAAAGGAAAGTCTTCCAAAACTTTCGGCAATCAAACAGAAATACTCAGGAATTTTAAACAATCTTCTCGGACAAGAACAGTCCATGATTATGGGTTTTGAACCAGACAAAGATTCCTACATAGAAGTGGAGCAGGAAATTTTTCCCGGAGTAGACATTTATCCCGGTAAAGGTAAAAATTTCAAGGTTCGTCTCAAAGAAATTCCGGGACCGTCCTTTGTGTTTTTAGGAGGCGACGGAAATACCCAGATCACAAAAGTCAGACCAAAACGTCTCGGAATTTTACAGGAAGAAAACTAA
- the xerD gene encoding site-specific tyrosine recombinase XerD, with amino-acid sequence MTSSHNNLLQNFQEYLSVEKGLSDNSIYSYGYDLNKFKNFLEKEHIDFLKVQANDIMRFLNEERDRKISSKTIAREVVAIRQFYKFLKDEKKLDTNPTEKIETPEVMRSIPDYLTQDEIEELFASIREDNLYELRDKCIFELLYSSGLRISEACNLRLSDMDLEGMILTVEGKGGRQRLVPFGEKSLDIMNRYLKQSRPFILKARNCEYLFVSKKGSYINRKSVWRLLNHYIKRTEIKKKVTPHTLRHSFATHLLENHADLKSVQELLGHIDISTTQIYTHMANKTLKEVHKKFHPRG; translated from the coding sequence GTGACATCTTCACATAACAACCTACTTCAAAATTTTCAGGAATATCTCTCCGTAGAAAAGGGATTAAGTGACAACTCCATCTACTCTTACGGATACGATTTAAACAAGTTTAAGAACTTTCTGGAAAAGGAGCACATAGATTTCCTAAAGGTTCAGGCGAATGATATTATGCGTTTTTTAAATGAGGAAAGGGACCGTAAGATCAGTTCGAAAACGATAGCAAGAGAAGTGGTTGCAATTCGGCAGTTTTATAAGTTCTTAAAGGACGAAAAAAAACTCGATACCAATCCGACCGAGAAGATCGAAACTCCCGAGGTGATGCGAAGCATTCCGGACTACCTGACACAGGACGAGATTGAGGAATTGTTCGCGAGTATACGAGAGGATAATCTTTACGAACTCAGAGACAAATGTATTTTCGAATTATTGTATTCTTCGGGCCTTAGAATTTCGGAGGCCTGCAATTTAAGATTAAGCGACATGGATCTGGAAGGAATGATTCTGACCGTGGAGGGGAAGGGCGGACGTCAAAGATTGGTTCCGTTTGGAGAAAAATCCTTGGACATAATGAATCGTTATCTGAAGCAGAGTCGGCCTTTTATTCTCAAAGCGAGAAATTGCGAATATCTTTTCGTTTCTAAAAAAGGCTCTTATATCAATCGTAAATCCGTTTGGAGACTTCTCAATCATTATATCAAAAGAACAGAGATCAAGAAAAAAGTGACTCCACATACTCTCAGACATTCCTTTGCGACTCATTTGCTGGAAAATCATGCGGATCTGAAATCGGTTCAGGAACTTTTGGGTCACATCGATATTTCCACGACGCAGATTTATACTCACATGGCAAATAAAACCTTAAAGGAAGTTCATAAAAAATTTCATCCTAGAGGATAA
- a CDS encoding IS5 family transposase, whose protein sequence is MDKYYSEIPDALWEKIEPLIPKVRANLQGGRNRLPTRVVMAGIIYRMKTGCQWRAIPSNFGSGQTCHRRFQEWERAGVFKKVYKSILKYYDVKNKIAWDWASMDSAIVKAPKGGV, encoded by the coding sequence ATGGACAAATATTATTCAGAGATCCCCGATGCACTTTGGGAAAAAATAGAACCATTAATCCCAAAAGTTAGGGCAAATCTCCAAGGAGGTCGCAATCGATTACCTACAAGAGTGGTAATGGCGGGGATCATCTATCGAATGAAAACAGGCTGTCAGTGGCGGGCAATTCCGAGTAACTTCGGATCTGGTCAAACTTGTCACAGAAGATTCCAAGAATGGGAGCGAGCGGGAGTATTCAAAAAGGTTTATAAATCTATTTTAAAATATTATGATGTGAAGAATAAGATAGCATGGGACTGGGCCTCGATGGATTCCGCAATTGTTAAAGCTCCCAAAGGGGGAGTTTAA
- a CDS encoding tetratricopeptide repeat protein, which translates to MENSNRNPRQIRSKFSFFLTTKVKTSVFMRPNIRYIFFLFLMLLFSVFCSSDEEMIWNARDSLSRGNTAEAMRLYESILKKNPTHLEANRTLGMILADSGLALNSAAFYLEKAESSLPGDSSLLLYLLEIHLQEKDRDKTKRILEKISKSKDKEIESYAIFLKDCLLEKKKNGSEFNRFKTSTIPTLLPPARRLFLKCELSLYSVSQNSDFIYPKNRTVYLPLKFLKLKPILLPESSARTFKHFIHGELFPEHHEFHKS; encoded by the coding sequence TTGGAAAATTCTAATCGAAACCCTAGACAAATACGGTCTAAATTTTCTTTTTTTCTAACGACGAAAGTAAAAACTTCTGTATTTATGAGACCCAATATCCGATACATTTTTTTCTTGTTTCTCATGTTGCTCTTCTCCGTTTTTTGTTCCTCCGACGAAGAAATGATCTGGAACGCGAGAGATTCTCTTTCTAGAGGAAACACTGCGGAAGCAATGCGCCTTTACGAATCGATCCTAAAAAAGAATCCGACCCATTTGGAAGCAAACCGCACTCTCGGAATGATTCTTGCAGACAGCGGACTCGCTCTCAATTCCGCAGCGTTTTATCTGGAAAAAGCCGAATCTTCTCTTCCCGGCGATTCTTCTCTTTTACTTTATCTTCTTGAAATTCATTTACAAGAAAAAGATAGGGATAAAACGAAAAGAATCCTGGAAAAAATTTCCAAGTCAAAAGATAAAGAAATAGAAAGTTATGCAATTTTTCTAAAAGATTGCCTTCTTGAAAAAAAGAAAAATGGATCAGAATTCAACCGATTTAAAACGAGCACGATTCCAACCCTTCTACCTCCCGCAAGACGTTTGTTTTTGAAATGTGAACTTTCCCTTTACAGTGTGTCTCAAAACTCGGATTTCATCTATCCAAAAAACCGAACCGTTTACTTACCTTTAAAATTTCTAAAACTCAAACCAATACTTCTTCCCGAAAGCAGTGCAAGAACATTTAAGCATTTTATTCATGGAGAGTTATTTCCTGAACATCATGAGTTTCATAAATCATAA
- a CDS encoding IS5 family transposase produces the protein MLTDGNGIPLAITLSGANVHDKHNVKETLNSILIFSGRRKKKPKHLCLDKGYDFKDTEKLIRRRNIRPHIRRRGEKPLIGKYKGKPRRWVVERTNSWHNRFRAILIRWERKSENYMASLYLASTIIVFNFFNR, from the coding sequence ATTCTTACGGATGGAAATGGAATTCCATTGGCCATAACATTGAGTGGAGCCAATGTTCATGACAAGCATAACGTAAAAGAGACTTTAAATTCAATCCTGATTTTTTCCGGTAGAAGAAAAAAGAAACCAAAACATCTCTGTCTTGATAAAGGATATGACTTTAAAGATACGGAAAAATTAATTAGAAGAAGAAATATCCGGCCTCACATTCGAAGAAGAGGCGAGAAACCATTGATCGGTAAATATAAAGGAAAGCCTCGAAGATGGGTCGTTGAAAGAACGAACAGTTGGCACAATCGATTCAGGGCTATCCTTATCCGGTGGGAAAGAAAATCTGAAAATTATATGGCTTCTCTTTACCTCGCGAGCACTATTATTGTTTTCAATTTCTTTAATAGATAG
- a CDS encoding sulfite exporter TauE/SafE family protein, with product MQTELFLTTLSVAFLHGITSSLHCLGMCGPFAGTLNLYQKEARFKTNLFYNLGRLISYSTLGAILGFVGSGLNLAGNIVSLREFAAVISGIFVIVFGLRLLQNAGPERSGFYQKVLNKFATPLIVSLKQGKNLSGIPLAFGMVTGLLPCSALYPAFSLALATGGIGYGSIIMSVFFLGTFPALFLFGIGFRKLVLKLPTNAIKFAGVAVVFIGISMIFFRMNHTHAEHKYSLESNKIERPPSRNEEHSHHH from the coding sequence ATGCAGACTGAACTTTTTTTAACCACTCTTTCCGTAGCATTCCTCCACGGAATCACAAGTTCCCTACACTGTCTCGGGATGTGCGGACCCTTCGCCGGAACCTTAAACCTTTACCAAAAAGAAGCGAGATTCAAAACGAATCTTTTCTACAACTTGGGAAGACTCATATCCTATTCTACGTTAGGCGCTATATTAGGATTTGTGGGCTCCGGACTCAATCTCGCAGGAAATATAGTTTCCCTTCGGGAATTTGCGGCGGTAATCTCCGGAATTTTCGTCATTGTCTTCGGACTCAGACTCTTACAAAACGCCGGTCCCGAACGTTCCGGATTTTATCAAAAAGTTCTCAACAAATTTGCCACTCCTCTCATCGTTTCGCTTAAACAAGGTAAAAATCTTTCCGGTATCCCTTTGGCGTTCGGAATGGTAACGGGGCTTCTTCCCTGCTCGGCTTTATATCCTGCTTTCAGTTTGGCGCTTGCGACTGGAGGTATAGGATATGGTTCGATCATAATGTCCGTATTCTTTTTGGGAACCTTTCCGGCTCTTTTTCTTTTTGGAATCGGATTTCGAAAACTCGTCTTAAAACTTCCTACAAATGCAATCAAATTCGCCGGAGTTGCAGTGGTCTTCATCGGAATTTCTATGATCTTTTTCCGAATGAATCATACTCATGCGGAACACAAATATTCCCTCGAATCAAACAAAATCGAACGGCCTCCCTCCCGAAACGAAGAACATTCTCACCATCATTGA
- a CDS encoding ATP-binding protein, whose amino-acid sequence MDSGKKKNLENLFRLQIPSHPRYLSIIRNLVYNLAFENGFTTSDSADLKLAVGECLLNVIKHSYSGRKNLPIFIEISLFDNRMEIRIRDFGSQKNLSEIRGYEPNDYREEGIGLYLVKKLTDHFYLDQSLPEGNRLILTKLK is encoded by the coding sequence ATGGATTCCGGGAAAAAGAAAAATCTAGAAAATCTGTTTCGGTTGCAGATTCCCTCCCACCCTCGTTATCTCTCCATCATTCGAAATCTGGTTTATAACCTTGCGTTCGAGAACGGATTTACCACGAGCGATTCTGCCGATCTCAAACTAGCGGTTGGAGAATGTCTCCTCAATGTAATCAAACATTCTTACAGTGGCAGAAAAAATTTACCGATTTTCATAGAAATCAGTCTCTTTGACAATCGTATGGAAATTCGAATTCGCGATTTCGGAAGCCAGAAAAATCTTTCCGAAATTAGAGGATATGAGCCGAATGATTATCGGGAGGAAGGAATCGGTCTTTATCTCGTGAAAAAACTCACGGATCATTTTTATCTGGATCAATCCCTGCCGGAGGGAAACAGACTGATTCTTACAAAATTGAAATGA
- the ccoS gene encoding cbb3-type cytochrome oxidase assembly protein CcoS yields the protein MNALYLTIPMAMLIALGALIVFLWSLKSGQYEDIEGPKYRMLFDDESNIDKPIPKQKKFNAD from the coding sequence ATGAACGCATTGTACCTCACGATTCCTATGGCGATGCTGATAGCACTGGGTGCATTGATCGTATTCCTCTGGTCGTTAAAATCAGGTCAGTACGAAGATATCGAAGGACCGAAATACAGAATGCTCTTCGACGACGAATCAAACATCGATAAACCGATTCCGAAACAGAAAAAATTTAATGCAGACTGA
- a CDS encoding LA_2490 family SGNH/GDSL-type esterase encodes MKGFFFWAGRALVFFILVLIGTEILLNLLKSPSLQFYRDQKLLHRYNPVYYVDLAPDQDIYIRHFAGKWEGRFRTNSLGMRGLEEPDPKKPQLACLGDSLVMGFGVSDEDTFCYLLNGIELKGGARQTLNLAVDAYGSLGALRRLKDMAPKLKNLKEVLFFVSGNDFTIPEELRAKGMLSDDEIDEIRNRDPSFNRNFRIQFELSRASYTLQALKLAFEQLKVQYGFTLFRLRSEWNSTGLSSASTAEQTPAKYMKDSFFRTSKTECDSDKKGIFEKTNVTTVPSPDSMSKEEYKRKYCPEPIPDYFSCREKEPPLDSLEPLPKITQQAYDEMVEYTRSKGIRLIVVLMPIQVEEIFCRNRGLYHPLENYALRATAYFEKKKIPVLKLRKETGEMCGEVIETAKGKKFSGIRDYFIPEDGHLTVFGNRWARRALEKQLKELEKNAL; translated from the coding sequence ATGAAAGGATTTTTCTTCTGGGCAGGACGAGCCCTTGTATTTTTCATTCTCGTTTTGATCGGAACGGAAATTCTTCTCAATCTCCTCAAGAGTCCCTCTCTTCAATTTTATAGAGATCAAAAACTTCTCCATCGATACAATCCGGTTTATTACGTGGATCTTGCGCCGGATCAGGATATTTACATCCGCCATTTTGCCGGAAAGTGGGAAGGAAGATTTCGGACCAATTCTCTCGGAATGAGAGGTTTGGAAGAACCCGATCCGAAAAAACCCCAGCTCGCTTGTTTGGGGGATAGTCTCGTTATGGGTTTTGGAGTTTCTGATGAAGACACATTTTGTTATCTGTTGAACGGGATTGAATTAAAAGGTGGAGCAAGGCAGACTTTAAATCTAGCGGTAGACGCATACGGTTCCTTAGGAGCGCTTCGAAGATTGAAAGACATGGCTCCTAAATTAAAGAATCTAAAAGAAGTTCTTTTTTTCGTTTCAGGAAACGACTTTACGATTCCAGAAGAACTTAGGGCTAAAGGAATGCTATCGGATGACGAGATAGACGAGATTCGAAATCGAGATCCGAGTTTTAACCGAAATTTTAGAATTCAATTCGAACTTTCCAGAGCTTCTTATACGCTTCAGGCTTTGAAGCTGGCTTTTGAACAATTGAAAGTGCAATATGGATTTACTCTGTTCCGTTTGAGATCGGAATGGAATTCTACCGGACTTTCCTCCGCTTCTACCGCCGAACAAACCCCTGCAAAATATATGAAGGATTCTTTTTTTAGAACTTCGAAAACGGAATGTGATTCTGACAAGAAAGGAATATTCGAAAAAACGAATGTAACTACAGTCCCTAGTCCAGATAGCATGAGCAAAGAGGAATATAAAAGAAAATATTGTCCCGAACCGATTCCGGATTACTTTTCCTGTCGGGAGAAAGAACCGCCTCTAGATTCTCTGGAGCCTCTTCCAAAAATTACACAACAAGCATACGACGAAATGGTGGAATACACAAGATCGAAAGGGATTCGGTTGATCGTAGTTTTGATGCCGATCCAGGTAGAGGAGATATTCTGCAGAAATCGAGGGCTTTATCATCCTTTGGAAAATTATGCACTTCGAGCGACGGCTTATTTTGAAAAGAAAAAAATCCCTGTGCTTAAACTTAGAAAAGAAACCGGGGAGATGTGCGGAGAAGTGATTGAAACCGCAAAAGGTAAAAAGTTTTCAGGGATTCGGGATTATTTTATTCCCGAAGACGGACATTTGACCGTGTTCGGAAACCGATGGGCAAGACGGGCCTTGGAAAAACAGCTTAAGGAATTGGAAAAAAATGCTCTTTAA